A window of the Candidatus Thermoplasmatota archaeon genome harbors these coding sequences:
- a CDS encoding radical SAM protein: protein MGKCSLCGDDEKHISFNLSLCSACARKRESREIAERVHQKSIEGFSLRKPSGTGSACSQCVNHCHMSENERGLCGLRSNQGGVVRPLLSEEAVVDWYYDPLPTNCVAEWICPATEGNALGKNLAVFFHGCTFDCVFCQNWQHKMGVKELKPRRTVDQLVRAIDHDTHCICFFGGDPTPQLEYAFQACEKLIEKGKGVPRICWETNGSMSPDLAKRITEYSFRTGGTVKFDLKAIDENLHFALCGTSNKQTLHNFLALSKRLVEFGRPFLVASTLLVPGYVDAKEVGSIARFVADLNPEIPYSLLAFHPDYLMTDLPFTSKAEADAALAAARGAGLRNVHVGNVHILD, encoded by the coding sequence ATGGGCAAGTGCAGCCTCTGCGGTGATGACGAGAAGCATATCTCTTTCAATCTTAGCCTATGCTCTGCCTGTGCGAGAAAGAGAGAGTCGAGGGAGATAGCGGAGCGAGTGCATCAGAAATCTATTGAAGGTTTCTCGCTCAGGAAGCCAAGCGGGACTGGCTCTGCATGCAGTCAATGCGTGAATCACTGCCACATGTCCGAGAACGAGAGAGGACTCTGCGGCCTGAGGAGCAATCAGGGAGGAGTGGTCCGTCCCCTGCTCTCAGAAGAGGCGGTGGTGGATTGGTACTACGATCCCCTGCCAACCAACTGCGTGGCCGAGTGGATATGTCCCGCCACTGAGGGAAACGCTCTGGGGAAGAACCTCGCGGTGTTCTTCCACGGCTGTACCTTCGATTGCGTGTTCTGCCAGAACTGGCAACACAAGATGGGAGTGAAAGAGCTCAAGCCTCGGAGGACTGTGGACCAGCTAGTGCGAGCTATCGATCACGACACGCATTGCATCTGCTTCTTCGGTGGAGACCCTACCCCACAGCTCGAGTATGCGTTCCAAGCTTGTGAGAAGCTGATTGAGAAAGGAAAGGGAGTCCCAAGGATCTGCTGGGAGACCAACGGCTCCATGTCACCTGACCTGGCCAAGAGGATCACGGAGTACTCGTTTCGGACAGGCGGGACTGTCAAGTTCGATTTGAAGGCCATTGACGAGAACCTCCACTTTGCCCTGTGCGGTACATCCAACAAGCAGACCCTGCACAACTTCCTCGCTCTGTCGAAGCGTTTGGTGGAATTTGGACGGCCCTTCCTAGTGGCCAGCACATTGCTTGTTCCGGGCTATGTCGATGCAAAGGAGGTTGGAAGTATTGCCAGATTCGTTGCAGATCTGAATCCGGAAATCCCGTACTCCCTGCTTGCATTCCATCCGGACTACTTGATGACCGATCTCCCGTTCACATCTAAGGCCGAAGCTGATGCAGCCCTTGCTGCCGCTCGGGGTGCGGGCCTTAGAAATGTGCACGTGGGGAATGTTCACATATTGGATTGA
- a CDS encoding radical SAM protein → MYDPAKLAKEVEEVVCSGDRRRYYRFRPARFYGGISTADCVGCCLRCVFCWSFREVANPHKFGSMYSPEEVASKLVSMAKRKGFRQIRVSGNEPTIGREHLIKVLELIPAQYLFILETNGILVGSDPSYADELSRFPNLHVRVSLKGASEEEFSRLTGAVPEGFELQLNALENLRRHGVRTHAACMVSFSNEESVRSLRRRLGSIDPEFEDFEVEELILYPSVEARLQKSGVNYFTSHMPDRVPPEQV, encoded by the coding sequence ATGTACGACCCCGCGAAGCTGGCAAAGGAAGTCGAGGAGGTAGTCTGTTCTGGTGACAGAAGACGCTACTACCGGTTCAGGCCCGCCAGGTTCTATGGGGGAATATCCACGGCCGACTGTGTCGGCTGCTGCCTCAGGTGTGTGTTCTGCTGGTCTTTCAGAGAGGTGGCCAATCCTCATAAGTTCGGCAGCATGTACTCTCCCGAGGAAGTCGCGAGCAAGCTTGTCTCGATGGCGAAGAGGAAAGGTTTTCGGCAGATAAGGGTGAGTGGGAACGAGCCGACAATCGGCCGGGAGCACCTGATCAAAGTGCTCGAGCTCATACCTGCTCAGTACCTCTTCATACTCGAGACGAACGGCATCCTGGTAGGCAGCGATCCCAGCTATGCGGACGAGCTGTCGAGGTTTCCAAATCTCCACGTGAGGGTGAGCTTGAAGGGTGCGTCGGAAGAGGAATTCTCGAGATTGACTGGGGCGGTGCCGGAGGGATTCGAGCTGCAGCTCAATGCATTAGAGAATCTGAGAAGACATGGCGTAAGAACGCATGCAGCGTGCATGGTCAGCTTCAGCAATGAAGAGAGTGTGCGTTCCTTGAGGCGGAGGCTAGGGAGTATTGATCCCGAGTTCGAGGATTTCGAGGTTGAGGAGCTGATACTCTATCCTTCCGTCGAGGCGAGGCTGCAGAAATCTGGAGTGAACTACTTCACATCGCACATGCCAGACAGAGTCCCTCCGGAGCAGGTGTGA